A region from the Papaver somniferum cultivar HN1 unplaced genomic scaffold, ASM357369v1 unplaced-scaffold_125, whole genome shotgun sequence genome encodes:
- the LOC113331404 gene encoding serine/threonine-protein phosphatase PP2A catalytic subunit, which yields MPSHADLDHQIEHLMECKPLPEAEVKGLCEQARTILVEEWNVQPVKCPVTVCGDIHGQFHDLIELFRIGGNAPDTNYLFMGDYVDRGYYSVETVTLLVALKVRYRDRITILRGNHESRQITQVYGFYDECLRKYGNANVWKYFTDLFDYLPLTALIENQVFCLHGGLSPSLDTLDNIRALDRIQEVPHEGPMCDLLWSDPDDRCGWGISPRGAGYTFGQDIAAQFNHTNGLTLIARAHQLVMEGYNWSQEKNVVTVFSAPNYCYRCGNMAAILEIGENMDQNFLRFDPAPRQIEPDTTRKTPDYFL from the exons atGCCATCTCATGCAGATCTAGATCATCAGATCGAACATTTAATGGAATGTAAACCATTACCTGAAGCAGAAGTAAAAGGTTTATGTGAACAAGCAAGAACAATTCTTGTTGAAGAATGGAACGTACAACCTGTCAAGTGTCCAGTTACTGTTTGCGGTGATATTCATGGTCAATTTCATGATTTAATTGAGTTGTTTCGGATCGGTGGTAATGCTCCTGATACTAATTATCTCTTTATGGGAGATTACGTAG ATCGTGGTTACTACTCTGTAGAGACTGTCACACTTTTGGTAGCCTTGAAAGTTCGTTATAGAGATAGAATTACAATCTTAAGAGGGAATCACGAGAGTCGGCAAATTACTCAAGT TTATGGATTCTACGATGAAtgcttgagaaaatatggaaatgcAAATGTCTGGAAGTACTTCACTGATCTTTTTGACTATCTACCTCTTACTGCTCTTATCGAGAATCag GTTTTCTGTTTGCATGGTGGACTGTCTCCTTCCTTGGATACATTGGATAATATCCGAGCATTGGACCGTATACAGGAG GTTCCACATGAAGGACCAATGTGCGACCTCCTGTGGTCTGACCCAGATGACCGCTGTGGATGGGGTATTTCTCCTCGTGGAGCTGGTTACACATTTGGACAGGATATTGCTGCTCAGTTCAACCATACCAATGGACTCACCCTCATTGCGAGAGCACATCAACTTGTAATGGAAGGTTACAATTGGTCCCAG GAAAAGAATGTGGTTACAGTATTCAGTGCGCCAAACTATTGTTATCGTTGTGGAAATATGGCGGCAATACTCGAGATTGGAGAGAACATGGATCAGAATTTTCTTCGATTTGATCCTGCACCCCGGCAGATTGAACCAGATACAACACGCAAAACCCCagattattttttgtaa
- the LOC113331118 gene encoding probable myosin-binding protein 5: protein MMSVSDSGVKSCIMAKKRTFKELVEQKFGKIVYFLINAILEWILMAILFMDGLIAFAANEFARFFDLQIPCLLCTRVDHVLVRRNPDFYYNDSICESHRRDVSSKAFCHVHKRLSDIQQMCEACLLSFATENKPNCDPYKSLVGILGADLEGPADDHKSEEDEDLLQVEKSLIHRCSCCGEPLRVKPTFQQALVRSLTMSRGDAAVVPQAPTPSPRAAAQDTARKEESRDLDLPHIRYAELKFSPDNDLEIPEDDEGSLLLLQENQSREDMKATTVPLLTECEDNEEVKTPSFITNRLFTPTGSATASPRWLARLPRRFSAEKTDETSKGNADGDSILHNLKRQVRFDRKSLIALYMELDEERNASAVAANQAMAMITRLQADKAAIEMEALQYQRMMEEQAEYDNQALQEMKEQLTKREEEIKSLELELDSYRERLEECEERLEGDDYQDLSNGITTSAEELKADLKNEKNYLLDRLKTLEETRSSELIEDEDKGYMGNTSISKEISDVNEKLEALQRDEEFLTHIVQSLKRSNEGTRLLKEIAQHLKELRQREKRPLEIL from the exons ATGATGTCTGTTTCAGATTCCGGTGTGAAATCCTGTATCATGGCGAAGAAGAGAACATTCAAGGAACTTGTTGAACAAAAGTTTGGGAAAATTGTGTATTTTCTGATCAATGCTATATTGGAATGGATATTGATGGCTATCTTGTTCATGGATGGCTTGATTGCGTTCGCCGCTAATGAATTTGCCCGTTTCTTTGATTTGCAAATCCCATGTTTGCTTTGCACGAGAGTCGATCATGTACTTGTACGCCGGAATCCTGATTTTTACTACAACGACTCGATCTGTGAATCACATAGGAGGGATGTTTCATCAAAGGCATTTTGCCATGTTCATAAAAGATTATCCGATATTCAGCAGATGTGTGAGGCATGCCTTCTTTCATTTGCCACAGAAAATAAACCAAATTGTGATCCTTACAAATCCCTTGTAGGCATTTTAGGGGCTGATCTTGAAGGCCCTGCTGACGATCATAAATCTGAGGAAGACGAGGATCTTTTGCAGGTTGAGAAGAGTCTAATACACCGGTGTTCCTGTTGCGGAGAGCCTCTGAGAGTTAAGCCAACTTTTCAGCAAGCATTAGTTCGGAGTCTGACAATGAGCAGAGGTGATGCTGCTGTAGTTCCTCAAGCTCCCACTCCATCTCCTCGTGCAGCAGCACAAGACACGGCGAGAAAGGAGGAATCGCGTGACCTTGATCTGCCGCACATACGCTATGCTGAGCTCAAATTTTCTCCAGACAATGATCTGGAGATTCCAGAAGATGATGAAGGCTCGCTGTTGTTACTTCAGGAAAACCAAA GTAGAGAGGATATGAAAGCTACTACGGTGCCATTGCTGACAGAATGTGAGGATAATGAGGAAGTTAAGACACCAAGCTTTATTACCAACAGACTATTCACGCCAACAGGTTCAGCTACAGCAAGCCCCAGATGGCTTGCAAGGCTTCCAAGGAGATTTTCTGCAGAAAAAACAGACGAGACTTCAAAAGGAAATGCAGATGGTGACAGCATCCTGCATAACTTGAAGAGACAAGTTCGTTTCGATAGGAAGTCACTTATAGCTTTATACatggaattagatgaagaaagaaATGCTTCTGCAGTGGCAGCCAACCAAGCAATGGCTATGATCACTCGGCTTCAAGCGGATAAGGCAGCAATTGAAATGGAAGCCTTACAATACCAGAGAATGATGGAGGAGCAAGCAGAGTACGACAACCAAGCATTGCAAGAAATGAAAGAACAGCTTACCAAGAGAGAGGAAGAAattaaaagtttagaattggagCTAGATAGTTACAGAGAAAGGTTGGAGGAGTGTGAAGAGAGACTTGAGGGGGATGATTACCAAGACTTGAGCAACGGGATAACCACATCCGCCGAAGAACTGAAAGCAGATCTTAAGAATGAGAAGAATTACCTTCTCGATCGGCTGAAAACGTTGGAGGAAACTCGTAGCTCAGAACTTATTGAGGACGAAGATAAAG GATATATGGGTAACACCAGCATAAGCAAAGAGATATCTGATGTAAATGAGAAACTCGAGGCTCTCCAGAGAGACGAGGAATTCTTAACGCATATTGTTCAATCGCTAAAGAGAAGCAATGAAGGGACAAGACTTCTCAAGGAAATAGCTCAACATTTAAAGGAGCTTCGGCAAAGAGAGAAGAGGCCCTTGGAGATATTGTAG
- the LOC113331172 gene encoding polynucleotide 5'-hydroxyl-kinase NOL9-like, translated as MGEEVETASPEIIIPAEWTQAAESIAHDHSLPSPPIALICGPKNSGKTTFSRILLNTLLQNKRYDKVAYLDTDVGQPEFTPPGCLALTIIEKQTPDLTIPCLKTPERSIFYGDTSSKRDPRTYLNNVFSLYDYFRKEFYAPKEGQKRAKPEVPLVINTPGWVKGNGYDALVEMLRYIAPTHMVQVRISTESKNLPAGAFWLEEDQELSVSLIEIASARRDAYNRSGTIRKDASLIRDLKIFAYFRQCFPSDFSVDTFKELAQALTAHRPYVVPISKIKVKHLHCQVPSSEIFHALNGSIVGLAVSSAKSSDSEHETPWCVGLGIVRGIDVSKDIFYVLTPVPLSILEKVDLFLQGLLQIPTRLLQVSGCLSPYMSTNVLLQS; from the exons ATGGGAGAAGAAGTTGAGACAGCATCTCCAGAGATAATAATACCAGCTGAATGGACACAAGCTGCAGAATCAATTGCTCATGATCATTCACTACCTTCTCCTCCTATTGCCTTGATTTGTGGCCCTAAAAACAGTGGCAAAACTACATTCTCTCGTATACTTCTCAATACTCTCTTGCAGAACAAAAG GTATGATAAGGTAGCTTATTTGGATACTGATGTAGGGCAACCAGAGTTTACTCCTCCTGGTTGTCTAGCACTTACTATCATTGAGAAGCAAACACCAG ATTTGACAATCCCATGTCTTAAAACGCCAGAGAG GTCAATTTTCTATGGCGATACTTCTTCAAAAAGGGATCCCAGAACCTATTTGAACAATGTCTTCTCTCTGTATGATTACTTCCGGAAGGAGTTCTATGCACCCAAAGAGGGTCAAAAGAGAGCGAAACCTGAGGTGCCTCTTGTCATCAATACACCTGGATGGGTGAAAG GAAATGGTTATGATGCGTTGGTGGAGATGTTGAGATACATTGCTCCCACTCATATGGTTCAAGTACGCATATCTACTGAGAGTAAGAACCTCCCAGCTGGAGCATTTTGGTTAGAGGAGGATCAAGAACTCTCAGTTAGTCTAATTGAAATTGCTTCAGCGCGCCGAGACGCCTATAATAGATC AGGGACAATACGAAAGGATGCATCGCTGATAAGGGACCTAAAGATCTTTGCTTACTTTAGGCAATGCTTTCCAAGTGATTTCAGTGTTGACACATTCAAGGAACTTGCTCAGGCCTTGACTGCTCATCGTCCTTATGTGGTGCCTATATCGAAAATCAAAGTCAAACATCTGCATTGCCAG GTGCCAAGCAGTGAAATCTTCCATGCTTTGAATGGAAGTATTGTCGGCCTGGCAGTTAGTTCTGCAAAATCTTCTGACTCTGAACATGAGACCCCTTGGTGCGTTGGTCTTG GTATTGTGAGAGGCATTGACGTCTCAAAAGATATATTCTATGTTCTTACACCTGTTCCACTGAGCATTCTGGAGAAAGTAGATCTCTTTCTGCAGGGACTTCTACAGATCCCTACTCGTCTATTACAG GTTTCAGGATGCTTATCGCCTTACATGTCCACAAATGTACTGCTTCAATCATGA